The nucleotide window GACAACGGAATCGGGATTGAATCCACTGAAATTGAGAAGATTTTTGAGAAGTTTTATATCAATGACGACCCGTCTTATCACACGTCAGGAAAATTTCAGTTTATGGCACGCGGGACGGGGCTGGGGTTATCAATTGCCAAAAGCTATGTCGAGGCCCACAACGGAAAAATCTGGGCTGAAAGCCAGGGCAGAGGCCACGGCAGTAGTTTTCACGTTATCCTGCCGCTCAAACAAGAAAAGTCAGTACCACCGGCGTGACCGGGTGGCAGAAAAGAACCCGGCCCACCCGGTCACGCCGGTGGTACTGACTTCACTTCACGCCGCCGCGATAGGGTTTGGGATAACTGGCGACGCTGATATTTCCATCCTTATCAACCGCCTGGAGGCCAAACAAATAATCATCTTTCGAAATCCCTTTGACCGTGAAGCGGGTGACATTGCCGACTTCAATTGTGTGCTGCCAAAACGGAGCCGTGGTTTCCCGATACACAATCCGGTACCCGGCGATGTCTGGCTCGGGACTGGCTTGCCAGCGAAGCGTTGAATCATTTTCAAGTTGAACGGTTTCGAGTTCGACATTCTGTGGAGCTGCTGGTGCCAGGGAAAGGCTCGCCAGTGAAGCGGCATTGATCCGCGCCACCTGGGCAACATATTCAAAATCAACGAATTCCGGCAAATCTCCGAATTGGACGCCTTTTTCGACTCGGATATCCTGGTGCTGGTGATCATAATTTTCGCTGGGTTCAGTAAAGCGAACGGCTGGAAACCCGCGATCCAGAAAGGGAAGATGGTCGCCGCCGCGAAGGTAGCGGTCGCGGCGGTAAATCACTTTCACCGACATTCCCGTGACATACCGTTCCCCGATTTCTTTAATGGAGCGGGCCAGTTGCCGGGTTGGCGTGTCGTTTTCGCCACCGGTTTGAACCAGCGTTCGCATGTCGGGTGAGGCTTCCTGGAGCGATGGCAGGGAAATGCCTTCGGCAAAAAGACGAACCGTTTTACGGTCAATCTGGCCAGTGGAACTTTTTGAACTGCCGATGATGTCATTGGTAAACATCCCGGCGATGTTTTTCTTTTCCTGTTTGGCGACTTCGGCCCAATGGGCGGCGCCATAGAGCCCCTGTTCTTCGGCGGCCACGGTCATAAACACCAGCGTGGCATCAAATGTATACTGTGACATCACCCGGGCCATCTCCATCACGGCGGCGGTACCGGACGCATCATCATTGGCGCCTGGGGCCGCGCTGGTGGCATCCATTGGGTTTGAGGCCCGTGAATCATAATGTCCGCTCACGACATAAATTCGATCTTTGGATTCGGGTTGAGTTCCAGGTAAGGTCGCGACCACGTTCACAATTTTGGCATCAACTGGCAGCCGAACCCCGGCAGGCTGGACAAACTCATCAAAGGCCACCTGCAATCGCCCACCAGACGCCTGGCGATAGCGTTCAAATTCAGACTTGATCCAGCGCCGGGCTGCCCCAATTCCACGGTCATTGCTTTCGGTATCGGAAAGCGTATGCCGGGTGTGAAAACTCACCAGTTTTCGGATCGTGGCTTCGATGTTTTTGGCTGAAATCTCCCGGACAATGCGCTGAATCGCAGGGTTGGGTTTCGCAGTGGCTGCCGGTTTGGATTTTTGAGGAGTATTCGGAATTGTAGCCAGAACGGACCAGGAATTCATTCCAAGTACAAGCCATAAGATAATGAAGTTTCGGGGCATGGTGAGGTTCTCCAGGTGGCA belongs to Acidobacteriota bacterium and includes:
- a CDS encoding M28 family peptidase, translated to MNSWSVLATIPNTPQKSKPAATAKPNPAIQRIVREISAKNIEATIRKLVSFHTRHTLSDTESNDRGIGAARRWIKSEFERYRQASGGRLQVAFDEFVQPAGVRLPVDAKIVNVVATLPGTQPESKDRIYVVSGHYDSRASNPMDATSAAPGANDDASGTAAVMEMARVMSQYTFDATLVFMTVAAEEQGLYGAAHWAEVAKQEKKNIAGMFTNDIIGSSKSSTGQIDRKTVRLFAEGISLPSLQEASPDMRTLVQTGGENDTPTRQLARSIKEIGERYVTGMSVKVIYRRDRYLRGGDHLPFLDRGFPAVRFTEPSENYDHQHQDIRVEKGVQFGDLPEFVDFEYVAQVARINAASLASLSLAPAAPQNVELETVQLENDSTLRWQASPEPDIAGYRIVYRETTAPFWQHTIEVGNVTRFTVKGISKDDYLFGLQAVDKDGNISVASYPKPYRGGVK